TTAAGGTTATTAGAGATTCTTTCCTTCTCTAATTCAGCATCTACCACTGGTTCTTTCCCGCTTTCATCATTTAATGATCCTAAAGTTTTTCTGATAAAACCACGATTTTCTGTAGTATCTTGTTTACCTAAAGCTTCATTATCTATTGATTCTTTAACCGCACTTTTTGTTGCCGAGGTTGAAACCGCATTAAGCAAACGGCTTTCCTCTACTGTGTATTTAGCAGCATTTTCGGAATTCCTTCTGGGTAATGCTCTTTTATCCACGCCCGGTTCATTTAAATTAAATTCGGGAGGTATGCTTAAGGGAGGATAAGAGACTACGGTAAACTCATCTGGTCCTTCTTTTCTAAGCCCTAAGCTGGATTTAACATCATTACTGCAGCTAGTTAGAAGAATTAAAAATGGTATAGATAAAATTATTTTTTTCATATATATAAAATCTTAGCAAACTTTGCCTTATTTTCTACAGCGGTTTTTCGCTTTTTACAAGCATTTTTAAGGATATAAACTATATATGAATAAATTCAAGAAAGCAGTAGTATTATTTAACTTAGGTGGGCCCGATAGTTTAGATGCAGTGAAACCCTTTTTGTTTAATTTGTTTTATGATAAAGCTATTTTAAATATTCCAAATCCTTTCAGGTTTCTACTTGCCATATTTATTTCCTCAAGGCGGGCTGAATACGCAAAGAAAATATATGAAAAAATAGGCGGCAAATCTCCTATCTTAGAACTGACAAAGCTTCAGGCAGATGCCTTAGAATTAAGCTTGAATAAGGAGAGCGGCAATGAATTCAAAGTTTTTATTGCGATGAGATGCTGGCATCCTTTAACTGAAGATGTGGTGAGTAGAGTAAAAGATTTTAATCCTGATGAAGTTATTTTACTTCCCCTGTATCCGCAGTTTTCCACTACCACTACCGCTTCCTCAATTTCACATTGGCATAAAACCGCACATAAATTTAACTTGCATGCGCCCTCTAGAACAGTTTGCTGCTATCCACAAAACCAAGGTTTTATTGATGCATATGTTGATTTGACTCGAAAAAAATATGAAGAAGCAGTTAATATTGCACATCCTATAATTCTATTTTCAGCACACGGCATCCCTCTTAATCGTGTTAAAGCGGGAGATCCTTATGAATGGCAGGTAAACCAAACAGTAAAAGCAATTGTAGAAGGTTTGAATATAGAAAATTTAGACTATAAAATTTGCTATCAAAGTAAAGTGGGACCTCTGGAATGGCTTAAACCTGCCACCGAAGACGAGATAATAAAAGCAAGTACTGATAAGAAACCTATTGTTGTGGTGCCTATAGCATTTGTTTCAGAACATTCGGAAACTATAGTTGAGTTGGATATGATGTATAAGGAGTTGGCTGAACAAAACAGCTGCCCTGGATATTTCAGGGTTGAAGCGGTTGGTACTCATCCAAAGTTTATTGAAGGCCTTGCAGAACTTTGTCTAAATCAGGATAATAATTCATATATTAATAATAATATAAAAGAATGCTCACAAAAATTTAGCAAATGTCCATGTTCTAATTAATAAGAATTAGTTTATTATATAATAATTAATTATAGTTATTATATACATCATAAAAATGGAAAATTGTTTAGATAGCAGCATTACTACCAGACAATCACACTCTTTAATAACCGGCAGTGAATTCTTATATGATTTAATTCAATGGAGTATTATTGCTAGGCTTACTTATAATAATAAGCAAAGCTTAACTTATTCTTTTGTATTAACGAGCCTTAAAAGTGCAGTCGGTACATTTGTACAGCCGCTTTGCAGTAATGATAATAAATTCTCAACCGCTTACTTAGAAACTTTTTCAACAGAAATTTTTAATTTTTCAAAGGTTTTTATAATCTATTCTGCAGGTGCTTCAATATCGCATTCACTAAATGATAATGGTTATATATCCAAAACCACTGTAGAAATTTCTAAAGCAGCTTCGGCCTTTTTACTAAATACAATTATACACTATTATCCTGACTATCAAGATTCCTTTTTTGAAAATTTTATTAGCGGAACATTAAATAAAACCATAGCGGAACTTAGCGAACCGGAAAGCATACAAATTCACTACCCCTCTTTCCAGAATGAATTTAATGCTTGATACCCTGCTTTTAAACTAATTTTAAAACCTTTAAAAAGTTATTTACCAAATTTTTAATCTATCTATATTAAAATCTTATAAGATTAATACAATGTGATAGAGGGCTCATGGCAAATTATCTGATAATTGCGGGAACTAGTAGGATTGGTCAATCAGTAGCACAAGATTTGCTTAAATCTGGAAACACCGTTTTCATTACCGGCAGAAATAAGGAAAAAACCAAAAAAATTGCAGATGAACTCGGTAACGTTCAATATGAAATCTTGGATGCAACTGATTTTGATGCAGTAAATTTATGCTTTGCAAAAGTTAAATCATTATGCGGTGAGCTTCATGGAGTGGTAAATTGTGCCGGCTCGTTCTTACTCAAGCCCGCACACTTAACAACACGGGAAGAATTTGATTTAAACATAAATGCTAATTTAACTTCAGCTTTCGCAGTCGTAAGGGCAGCCGGAGAACATATGTTAAACGGCGGATCGGTTGTTCTTATCTCTTCGGCGGTGGCTAAAATCGGGCTTGCGAGCCATGAGGCAATGGCTGCGGCTAAAGCCGGGGTCATTGGCCTTATGATGTCAGCCGCTGCAAGTTATGCACATCAAAACTTAAGGTTTAATGCAGTAGCCCCGGGACTTGTGGAAACTGATATGTCTAAAAAAGTTACCTCTAACCCGCTTACCCTTGAAGCATCAAAGAAAATGCATCCATTAGGAAGAATCGGAACCCCCGATGAAGCGGCAAGATTAATCACCTTCCTGCTTGCTGAAGAAAACAGCTGGATTACCGGGCAAGCAATTAGTATTGACGGCGGCATAAGCACTATCCAGCCGAAAGTTAAAATTTAGTTTTATAAAATATGAGAGGAAATATGAACAATAATGAGATTACCGCAGAAGGTTTAAATCACCTTTCTACTATGATTAGTGTTAAAGATGCTAATGAAGCAGTAAAATTCTATGTTGAGGTATTCGGATTTAAAGCACATGAGGTTACCAATGACCGAGAGGGAAATGTTGTATTTGCAAGGCTGGTTTATAAAGGGATTAACCTAATGATCGCCCCTCCAAATCCTATTGAAGAGGAAGATTTTATGTCACCTCCCGTTTCAAGTAACTGTCCTCCGCAAGTTAGCTTTTATGTTTATTGTGATAATCTTGAAGAAAGCTACTGCAAAGCAAAAGATTATGGGCTAAAATTTCTTCATGGTAAAGAAATAAAATTTTGGGGTGATAAAGCTTTTAGAGTATTAGATCCAAACGGATATATCTGGAATTTTGCGACCAAGTTCGCTGAGCATGATGCAACTAAAGTACCTCGCGAAGTGTTATAATAAAATCCAAAAAGCTCATTTGGGCTAAATATTTTTATATTTATTTTTATGTTGTGTTTTTTAAATAGTTATATTTCTAATTCCTTCCAAAGTTAGAATAGAGTGCTTTAGCTCTATTCCACCGGCATATCCGGTAAGAGAATTATTGCTACCTATAACACGATGGCAAGGCACAATTAATGAAATCGGATTTCTTCCGACTGCCGCCGCCACGGCTCGAATGCTATTCGAAGCACCGATATTATTTGCCAGTTCCTTATAGGTTATAGTTTTTCCGTAAGGTATTTTACTGAGCTCTTCCCATACTTTTTTTTGAAATTCGGTGAACTTTATGAAACTATAAGGTATTTCAAATTTTCTTCTATTCCCGCATGAATATTCTTTAAGCTGCTTTTCAGCTAATTTTAATATCTCCAGTTCCGAGTCATTTTGCCACTCCAGTTTGAGTTGGGGAATATATTTTTCTTTAACAAAATATAGTCCAGTTATATTTTCCGAATCCGATAATAAAAGTATATCTCCTAGCTTTGTAGTAATATTAGAATAATATTTTGTCATATAAAAAACCGTGTTATATAATTATCAGAAGCTTACACTACTCTTTAATAATATTGAAAATATAAAAAAATCTGCTCATACTTAATTAATAAGCAAAAATATTAAAGACGAATAAAATGCTAAAATCAAATATAATATTTTTAAAAAACGCACAAAACCCGGTAAAAATATTATTTTTAAATTTAGCGGCATTAACCATTGTA
The endosymbiont of Acanthamoeba sp. UWC8 DNA segment above includes these coding regions:
- a CDS encoding DUF3035 domain-containing protein, coding for MKKIILSIPFLILLTSCSNDVKSSLGLRKEGPDEFTVVSYPPLSIPPEFNLNEPGVDKRALPRRNSENAAKYTVEESRLLNAVSTSATKSAVKESIDNEALGKQDTTENRGFIRKTLGSLNDESGKEPVVDAELEKERISNNLKEGKPVNEGEVKNLKQKSGFSKLFG
- the hemH gene encoding ferrochelatase, with the protein product MNKFKKAVVLFNLGGPDSLDAVKPFLFNLFYDKAILNIPNPFRFLLAIFISSRRAEYAKKIYEKIGGKSPILELTKLQADALELSLNKESGNEFKVFIAMRCWHPLTEDVVSRVKDFNPDEVILLPLYPQFSTTTTASSISHWHKTAHKFNLHAPSRTVCCYPQNQGFIDAYVDLTRKKYEEAVNIAHPIILFSAHGIPLNRVKAGDPYEWQVNQTVKAIVEGLNIENLDYKICYQSKVGPLEWLKPATEDEIIKASTDKKPIVVVPIAFVSEHSETIVELDMMYKELAEQNSCPGYFRVEAVGTHPKFIEGLAELCLNQDNNSYINNNIKECSQKFSKCPCSN
- a CDS encoding SDR family NAD(P)-dependent oxidoreductase; translation: MANYLIIAGTSRIGQSVAQDLLKSGNTVFITGRNKEKTKKIADELGNVQYEILDATDFDAVNLCFAKVKSLCGELHGVVNCAGSFLLKPAHLTTREEFDLNINANLTSAFAVVRAAGEHMLNGGSVVLISSAVAKIGLASHEAMAAAKAGVIGLMMSAAASYAHQNLRFNAVAPGLVETDMSKKVTSNPLTLEASKKMHPLGRIGTPDEAARLITFLLAEENSWITGQAISIDGGISTIQPKVKI
- a CDS encoding VOC family protein gives rise to the protein MNNNEITAEGLNHLSTMISVKDANEAVKFYVEVFGFKAHEVTNDREGNVVFARLVYKGINLMIAPPNPIEEEDFMSPPVSSNCPPQVSFYVYCDNLEESYCKAKDYGLKFLHGKEIKFWGDKAFRVLDPNGYIWNFATKFAEHDATKVPREVL
- a CDS encoding methylated-DNA--[protein]-cysteine S-methyltransferase, with product MTKYYSNITTKLGDILLLSDSENITGLYFVKEKYIPQLKLEWQNDSELEILKLAEKQLKEYSCGNRRKFEIPYSFIKFTEFQKKVWEELSKIPYGKTITYKELANNIGASNSIRAVAAAVGRNPISLIVPCHRVIGSNNSLTGYAGGIELKHSILTLEGIRNITI